TAGTTCCAGACCAGACAAAGCTCCTATAGTAAGACTCTATAAGTGACAGAATATTTGTAGGTATTATGAATAATTGAGCCCAATATGATTGTACCCCAAAAATAACTGATTGTACCAACTGAACCCTGCTTGCATAAGAGTGTTTTTTGGTAATCCAGGAAGTGATTCTAGCTGTAATCTTGTCAACAAGTGGCTTCCACTGGACAATGTTCAGTTTCTTTGTTGATAATGGTATACCAAGGTACTTGAAAGGAAGGTCTCCTTGGTTGAATCCCATCTTGGCTAATATTGTTTCTTTCTCTTGATGTTGAACCCCTCCAAAATACACACAGCTCTTCCCCATATTAGCCTGAAATTTAGAGGCTGTAGAGAAATGAAGAAAGCATTGCTGCACTGCTGCTACTGATGTTATGTCTCCTCTAGTGAACATAAGAAGATCATCTGCAAAATTGAGATGAGTGATTCCCAGCTTAGTACATCTAGGATGATATTTAAAAGCTTTtacttctttgagttcattcaggcatCTACTAAGGTACTCCACAACCATAGCAAAGAGAAAAGGTGACATTGGATCCCCTTGCCTAAGATCCCTTGCAACATTAAAAGCCTCTgttgtttccccatttatcacAATGGTATAGTTCACTGTATGCACACATTCCATTATCCAAGTAATAAATTGAGATGGGAAATCTAGTTCAAACATGACGTGTTCTAGAAAAAGGCCATTCAACAGAATCATATGCCTTTTGGAGGTCAATTTTGAACATTCATCTAGGTGATACTTGTTTACTGGTGTAGGAATTCACTAGTTCATGCGCTAATATGATAATATCAGTAATCTTCCTTCCTGGTATGAAGCCTACCTATGCTTGACAGATGATATCAACAATCATTGGTTGCATTCTAGATGCCAGTATCTTTGTTATAATCTTGTATAGGACAGAACAACATGCTGTTGGCCTATATTTGTGGGAGGGTGAGCAATCTTTGGCACTAATGTAATGGAAGTACAGTTGACTGCCTTATACATTTTCCCAATACTAAAGAATTCCTTGACTGCCATCACTATGTCTCCCTTCACTACTTGCCAGGACTTTTTGAAGAAATAAGAGTTAAAACCATCTACACCTGGGGACTTCTCATCTTCTATTGAGTTCAATACTTTGAATACCTCTTGTTTAGTAACCTCTGTACACAGGTCCAGTTTTTTTTGGTGTGACATGGTAGGGCCTTTCCTCATAGTGTGCTTGTTGATTGTTGGTAGTATTTTTGCTGCAGATCCCATAAGACATTTGTAGAAATCTACAGTTTCTTCTTTGATGCTTTGAAAGTCTGTGAGTTTAGTGCCAAACATTGAAGTTAACTCATTAATCTGCTTTCTTTGTGCCCTTTCTTTGACAATAGCTGTGAAATATTTTGTATTAGAATCCCCTAACCTTATCCAATGTGCCTTGGATTTCTACTGCATTGCTTGCTTCTCAATCATAGACCATTTCTTCAAGTTGTGAAGTTGCTGTCTCTCTATTTCCACTAATTCATCAGAGCATTTGTTACTGATTTGTTTCTGAGTATTGATCAATTCAGCTCTAGTCTTCTCAATCTTTTGTTATATGTATTTGAACTTCTCATTGTTCAGCTACTTTAATAGAGGCCTCAGAACTTTTAGCTTTAGCCATATATCTTTTATCTTGTTGTCAGCCATATTATTCCTCTATATTTGTTCTACCAGTGGTAAGAAGCTGTCATGCTTAGCTCATACGTTAAAAAATCTGAATGGTATCTTAATGTTCTATTTTAGATAAGCCATAGCTAATACCATTAGAGAGTGGTCTGATATGAGTGGAATATCATATTCTACAAGTAAGTGCTCCCATTACATCATCCACTCATGATTCCCAAATGTTCTATCTATTCTACTGTAGATTATATCAGTGCCACTTTGCTTATTAGTCCATGTATAGTAATCACATTTCCATTGAAGTTCATTCAACATTAAGCCTTGTATACAATTAGCATAGTCTTTAGTCTCTACATAAGTCACTGGATTCCCAAACATTCTGTCTTGTGGAGCCATTACTTCATTGAAGTCACCAGTAACTAACCATGGTATGTTTATCCCCTGTGCCACCTCTTTCAAGTTCTCCCATAAGgatatcatttgctctattgtaTTGTAACCATATACAACAGTTAGCAATCAATTCATAGTAACTGCATTACTTTTAACATGGCAGTGTATTAGTTGCGCTTTAGTTATGATCATTTGCACTGTATAGTAGTTTGTGTCCCAGCCTGCCCAAATCCTCCCATTTCTTGTATCGTGATAGTTCATTATGCTCTCCCATCTCGGTATTATGTATTGGCAGATCTTTTGGGCATTATGCTCTTTGACTCTTGTCTCTACCAGTCCAGCCAGTTtaatgttattattatttatattgttcctcaatttcttttatttatatctCTTATTTACACCTCTAACATTCTAGAATAACCACTTCATAGAGTAAGATTTGGATCCCTACCCCTATCCAGGAGTATGAATTTGTTATCACTATGCCCCTTTCTAATTGGTTCTGATCCATATCTTGAAGGTGTTGCTCTAAGCTCAGGAAAGTTGTAGAGGTTAAAAGCTGGACTTGCATTAGTTCCGCCCTCTGTGTGTTGGTTAATAGCATGCCCTCCTACCTCTACTGATTGGTGTACCTGTGTTTCCCTTGTTCTTGAACTTTCTGGTTGTTCTGAGGTTTGTGTTTTTAGTTCATTTTTAGTTATTATCCTCTTTTATTTAGGATCCTCTTGTTGTCTTTTCTGTTGGAGAGGTTGTGCTGGTGCTGCATTTTGATCTGCAGCTGGTGCTATCGAGCCCTTGGTTCTACACTCATAAGTGACATGTTTATTATCTCTTTTCCTCTATTGTTGTGGCACTGGAGGTTTTGCTCTGATCTGGCAACTATGACTAACAATCTGGTATTTGTCACAAAACATAGGCTTCCTTTTGGGTTTATCACCTTGATTTCCTCAAGCAATGTTCGACTCACATTTACTTCAATTAGCATACGAGCATAGGATATCCTTGTTTGTTTAGTAGTACATTCATCAGCATATAAAGGTGTGCCTAGGACACTGAAAATTCTGCTTAATGATTTACTACTCCAACAACTCATTGGTAGATTAGAAAATTTTACCCATAGAGGAATGTCAGTTGAAAACTCCTTACTAAAATCAAACTCAGGCGTCCAAGGTTTCAAGATTATTGGTCTATTGTTTATTGTATATGGTCCAGCATAGAAGATTGCATGCATATCAATGATAGAATGAAACTTAAGCACATAATAGCCCTTCTTCATGATAATAAACATCAGGATTAGCAACTTTAGACCAATTTTGTTCAATGTAACGACACATTGCATTATATCCTAGAGTCTCACCAATGATATAAGCTATTAATGCACATCTCCACTTCTCTTCCTCTGGTGCTACTTCCTCTTTTTCCAATTGCATTACTGGTTAACCATCCACCAGTTGGGGAGGGATGTATGAAAGGGTCATGCCATTAGCAACTGACCTATTACCTTTAAATAAATTAATCCATGTCCCCATCTGCTTTGGATCCTCTGCTCGTTTTTGATTGCCTTGTTCTGCTTCTGTCACTATTCCATTGGTTACTGTAGCATTTACTCCCAGTGGTTGTTGTGTAGTCTTTGCTGCACTCATCTCCGTTTCCATTGCCATTTGTGTATTCTCTGTTTCCTTGGTCAATGTCATCCCTTTAATTGGCTTAGGATTTGCACTTGATAGTCCCTCAATTGACCTAGGGTTTGTAATTTGGGGGTTTTCTCCTTCAGAGCTAAGAGTTATTTCACCACTTAATTGCAGTCGTTGTGCCACTATTTTGGAATTGTTGCAGATCCCAGTGTATTGGTTCTCTTATCCTCCATTATCTGAATTGGAGTAGTTTATGTTATCTTAGGTTGAGCTTATTCTGTTTGCACTCGAGCTCCCACTGAGCTTCCAAAAGTAACTAGCagaactttcttaggtcttcctTGTTCTCGTCCCCGTCCTCGCCCTCTTACCATTGACGATTCCGACGTACAATTAGCTGCCATGCACCGGTCGCATGAGAGAGAAGAAGAATTTTTTATGATTGCTTAAAAAAAGGGTGAACTCTATTTTCTAaaaggtaaaaaaggcgaacgacatttcgttaagggctttcgtacttttaatatagtattgataaagtataaatataaatagatatagatTATGATAGACACTTTATAttatgttttttttcctttttttgctgGAGAGGAACAGGTAGTGAGTGGAACGAATCAAAATAAATTACTCGTATCATTTTTTGCCAACGAAAATATAGGAAACTCAATAACTTAAGACTTTTTCAAAAGGTTGGAAAGAAGTGTTTAAAAATAGCTAACAAAAGTCTGTTTAATGTGATAAGTTTTGGTTCAGATTTACACTTC
The sequence above is drawn from the Nicotiana tabacum cultivar K326 chromosome 13, ASM71507v2, whole genome shotgun sequence genome and encodes:
- the LOC142168282 gene encoding uncharacterized protein LOC142168282; protein product: MISLWENLKEVAQGINIPWLVTGDFNEVMAPQDRMFGNPVTYVETKDYANCIQGLMLNELQWKCDYYTWTNKQSGTDIIYTIVKERAQRKQINELTSMFGTKLTDFQSIKEETVDFYKCLMGSAAKILPTINKHTMRKGPTMSHQKKLDLCTEVTKQEVFKVLNSIEDEKSPGVDGFNSYFFKKSWQVVKGDIVMAVKEFFSIGKMYKAVNLNYTIVINGETTEAFNVARDLRQGDPMSPFLFAMVVEYLSRCLNELKEVKAFKYHPRCTKLGITHLNFADDLLMFTRGDITSVAAVQQCFLHFSTASKFQANMGKSCVYFGGVQHQEKETILAKMGFNQGDLPFKYLGIPLSTKKLNIVQWKPLVDKITARITSWITKKHSYASRVQLVQSVIFGVQSYWAQLFIIPTNILSLIESYYRSFVWSGTNTITRKALVAWERVCSPTSMGGLNLINIKLWNKTTATKTCWDLAHKQDKLWIRWVHTYHIKRQQIQEACIPQQACWIIRKIMEAREDMKLIQNDTAIKKSITSLIYKQLLPNNARVPWKCLMYRNDARPKVKIIM